A genomic stretch from Barnesiella intestinihominis YIT 11860 includes:
- a CDS encoding carboxypeptidase-like regulatory domain-containing protein, which produces MNRKLWLLMTWLLVVPAFVQAASVRGVVVDYETNKPIANVKVAIRNVSAVTDFDGNFELKKVRAGSVVVVFTAADYKAYSVDFVVNDGVNTLNASLQPKKVDNTLNQQALEDNIFELDESAIDDEGSAASQSASYLSGAADDVYLQAASYSYSPMRFNVRGYEQRESSTYINGLNFNDLERGRFNYSSLGGLNNAMRNKDAVNGLEMPGYAYGSLGGTTNINTRATNYAAGTNVNAAYTNRAYKLRGQAIYSTGIMDNGWAFTGSVVYRWADEGRTEGTFYNSFGYFLAAEKVLGDHRFALTTFGAPTKRAQSAAVSQEVYDYRGIYYNPYWGYQDGEKRNSRIVHSYDPTAIFNWDWKIDDESKLSAGVGFHYSQYSNSAIAFYNAPDPRPDYYRNLPSWQYYQLAVDGPDDIYNAYYKEVNKGLANQIADLWRAGDPNVTQINWNAMYSANYTNNAINPNGSAKYILERRHNNLMEIPLNFLYTNQLNSELKLTAGIEAKYAKGMHYKTVDDLLGANQWIDIDQFAERDFTDNQDIIQNDLDDPNRAVYKGDKFGYNYNMHVINASAFIQNDWKLPLFDIYYAARLSYTSFQREGLMRNGRAEVIGARSKGFGKQMYFIDPSIKAGIVYKIDGHNRLSLNALAESRAPLAGYAYVAPRIKDTRIRGLKSEKVFSADLTYQLNTSIVKGRVTGFFTEFRDGVESTGYYHDEFRTYVNHTLSGVNKRHFGVEAGVSVKLNSSFTISAAGTYGSYKYTNDCMGTMSAENGMNLFTEQLPVIVDGRAASTDYTEKVYTEGLHVSNGPQLAASITLDYFHPKMWFADITLSYFDNNYLDFSPSRFTHMNMYGGKYPNEVGLEQNYNGYRIIGIDKNGQTSMVWSFDQKTGKPVLVRDYTGNKGSDIVKYYNQKEMIGSQEKLKGGFLLDASVGKLIYLNNRKQQLNINLSFNNILNNTSMITGGYQQGRVSRDNKSVTKDIQSVDKFPNKYYYAWGFNMFINVGFKF; this is translated from the coding sequence ATGAATCGTAAACTATGGTTATTAATGACATGGCTTCTTGTCGTACCGGCTTTTGTTCAGGCCGCATCAGTAAGAGGTGTTGTCGTTGACTATGAAACAAACAAACCTATTGCGAATGTAAAAGTTGCGATACGGAACGTGTCGGCTGTTACGGATTTTGACGGAAATTTCGAGTTGAAGAAAGTTAGGGCAGGGTCTGTGGTTGTTGTATTTACGGCGGCTGATTATAAGGCTTATTCTGTCGACTTTGTGGTAAATGACGGCGTAAATACCTTGAATGCTTCTTTGCAACCTAAGAAAGTAGACAATACACTCAATCAACAGGCTCTCGAAGATAATATTTTCGAGCTCGACGAGTCGGCGATAGACGACGAGGGCAGTGCCGCATCTCAATCGGCATCCTATCTGTCCGGCGCTGCCGACGATGTTTATTTGCAGGCAGCCAGTTATTCATATAGCCCTATGCGTTTTAATGTGCGGGGATATGAACAACGGGAATCTTCTACCTATATAAACGGACTTAACTTTAATGATTTGGAACGCGGCCGTTTCAACTATTCGAGTCTCGGAGGATTGAACAATGCCATGAGAAATAAAGATGCCGTGAATGGTCTTGAAATGCCGGGGTATGCTTACGGTTCTTTGGGAGGAACGACGAATATCAACACGCGGGCAACCAACTATGCAGCAGGTACGAATGTAAATGCCGCTTACACGAATCGTGCTTATAAATTGCGCGGACAGGCTATCTACTCGACCGGCATTATGGACAACGGTTGGGCTTTTACCGGGTCGGTCGTTTATCGTTGGGCCGACGAGGGACGCACGGAAGGAACCTTTTACAACTCTTTCGGCTATTTCCTTGCTGCCGAGAAAGTATTGGGCGACCATCGATTTGCCTTGACGACGTTCGGTGCACCGACCAAACGGGCACAGTCAGCTGCCGTTTCACAGGAGGTTTACGATTATCGGGGAATTTATTACAATCCTTATTGGGGATACCAAGACGGAGAAAAGCGTAATTCCCGTATTGTCCACAGCTATGACCCTACGGCAATTTTTAATTGGGACTGGAAAATCGACGATGAGAGCAAATTGTCTGCCGGCGTAGGATTCCATTACAGCCAATACAGTAATTCGGCGATAGCTTTTTATAACGCTCCCGATCCCCGTCCCGATTATTACCGTAATTTGCCCAGTTGGCAATATTATCAGTTGGCGGTAGATGGTCCCGACGATATTTATAATGCCTATTACAAAGAGGTGAATAAGGGATTGGCCAATCAGATTGCCGATTTATGGAGAGCCGGCGATCCTAACGTTACCCAGATTAATTGGAATGCGATGTATAGCGCGAACTATACCAACAATGCCATTAATCCCAACGGAAGTGCCAAGTATATTTTGGAGCGTCGTCACAACAACTTGATGGAAATACCTTTGAACTTTTTGTACACCAATCAGTTGAATAGCGAACTCAAATTGACGGCCGGTATCGAAGCCAAATATGCGAAAGGAATGCACTACAAAACCGTCGATGACTTGTTAGGGGCTAATCAGTGGATCGATATAGACCAGTTTGCCGAACGTGACTTTACCGACAATCAGGACATTATCCAGAATGATTTGGACGACCCGAACCGAGCTGTTTATAAAGGTGATAAGTTCGGATATAATTACAATATGCATGTTATCAATGCTTCGGCATTTATACAGAACGATTGGAAATTACCCTTGTTCGATATCTATTATGCCGCACGGTTATCCTATACCTCTTTCCAACGTGAAGGTTTGATGAGAAACGGTCGTGCCGAGGTTATTGGAGCCCGGTCTAAGGGCTTCGGTAAACAGATGTATTTTATAGATCCCAGTATCAAGGCCGGTATCGTATATAAGATAGACGGACATAATCGTTTGTCGTTAAATGCTTTGGCAGAATCTCGGGCTCCGTTGGCCGGTTATGCCTATGTAGCGCCTCGTATTAAAGATACTCGTATCAGGGGTTTGAAATCGGAGAAAGTATTCTCGGCCGATTTGACCTATCAATTGAATACATCGATTGTAAAAGGTCGGGTAACAGGATTCTTCACGGAATTCCGCGATGGCGTAGAAAGTACGGGATATTATCACGATGAGTTCCGCACGTATGTAAATCATACATTGTCGGGTGTGAATAAACGTCACTTTGGTGTCGAGGCCGGTGTGAGCGTGAAGTTGAACAGCAGCTTCACCATATCGGCGGCAGGAACGTATGGCAGCTACAAATATACCAACGATTGTATGGGAACGATGAGCGCCGAGAACGGTATGAATCTCTTTACCGAACAATTGCCGGTTATAGTCGACGGGCGGGCTGCTTCGACCGATTATACCGAAAAAGTTTACACCGAAGGTCTTCATGTGAGCAACGGTCCTCAGTTGGCCGCAAGCATTACGCTGGATTATTTTCACCCGAAGATGTGGTTTGCCGACATAACGCTTTCTTACTTCGATAACAATTACCTCGATTTCTCACCGTCGCGTTTCACGCACATGAATATGTATGGCGGAAAATATCCCAATGAAGTAGGATTGGAGCAGAACTACAACGGTTATCGCATTATCGGTATCGATAAGAATGGTCAAACTTCTATGGTTTGGAGTTTTGATCAAAAGACCGGTAAACCGGTTCTTGTTAGAGACTATACCGGGAATAAAGGTTCCGATATCGTTAAGTACTACAATCAGAAGGAGATGATCGGTTCGCAGGAGAAACTTAAAGGCGGGTTCTTGCTCGATGCTTCGGTAGGTAAATTGATTTATCTCAACAATCGTAAGCAACAGTTGAATATCAACCTTAGCTTCAATAATATTCTCAATAATACCAGCATGATTACCGGCGGTTATCAACAAGGTCGTGTCAGCCGGGATAACAAGAGTGTAACCAAGGATATACAATCGGTGGACAAATTCCCCAATAAATATTATTATGCTTGGGGCTTCAATATGTTTATCAATGTCGGTTTCAAATTTTAA